A genome region from Methanococcoides burtonii DSM 6242 includes the following:
- a CDS encoding lysylphosphatidylglycerol synthase transmembrane domain-containing protein codes for MNRIFKWLSVSLVISFISIVLLLVFTVDTTTIDAIRNIKKEAIVAAIALQLFSYVVWGLRTKFMCQSLGHDIKTLKTTEIAISSLLVAAVTPSSAGGEALRIHLLSKNEIPIGKATAVVVGERLTDAFLILLIAPFALYILRGFFPKENFDMLLIAGELFIFIILGILIYSILKPNKTKSTIHFFVNKTKRFHGRKTDEALANVLEKIDIEIDNFQYGIRYFTKKGRKGVYYGIICTIIYRGTLYSILPVILAGLGQPPEILLSFMAQILLTCLMIIPATPGASGIAEFGASSLFSIVIATPSLIGITVLTWRALTYYMNIVVGGFISIKVLKDADIINESIKK; via the coding sequence ATGAATCGGATCTTCAAGTGGCTCTCTGTTTCGCTTGTTATTAGCTTTATATCGATAGTACTTCTGTTGGTATTCACAGTAGATACCACGACCATTGATGCGATCCGGAACATTAAGAAAGAGGCTATTGTTGCTGCAATAGCCCTTCAGTTGTTCTCATACGTGGTATGGGGATTACGAACGAAATTCATGTGTCAGTCACTTGGACATGACATAAAGACCTTGAAAACTACTGAGATCGCAATATCCAGCCTTCTTGTAGCGGCTGTTACCCCCTCTTCTGCCGGTGGAGAAGCATTGAGGATACATCTGCTTTCCAAAAACGAGATCCCTATTGGAAAGGCCACAGCTGTCGTAGTGGGAGAAAGGTTGACTGATGCATTTCTCATCCTTCTTATCGCACCATTTGCCCTTTACATCCTAAGGGGGTTTTTCCCCAAAGAGAACTTCGATATGCTATTGATAGCAGGGGAACTATTCATTTTTATTATCCTGGGAATACTGATCTATTCAATATTGAAACCAAACAAAACAAAGTCTACCATTCATTTTTTTGTGAACAAGACAAAGCGCTTCCATGGCAGGAAGACAGATGAAGCTCTTGCGAACGTTCTGGAAAAGATCGATATAGAGATAGATAATTTCCAATATGGAATCAGGTATTTCACCAAAAAGGGGAGGAAAGGGGTTTATTATGGAATTATATGCACTATCATTTACAGAGGAACACTTTACTCCATACTGCCAGTGATACTTGCAGGACTTGGACAGCCTCCGGAGATATTGCTTTCATTCATGGCACAGATACTTCTTACATGTCTTATGATAATACCTGCAACCCCCGGAGCAAGCGGTATTGCTGAATTTGGTGCCAGCTCGCTCTTTTCCATTGTTATAGCGACCCCCTCGCTGATAGGTATAACAGTGCTCACATGGAGAGCACTCACCTATTATATGAATATCGTTGTTGGAGGATTTATCAGCATTAAGGTACTCAAAGATGCAGATATCATCAACGAATCCATCAAGAAATGA